One segment of Clostridium ljungdahlii DSM 13528 DNA contains the following:
- the hutG gene encoding formimidoylglutamase: protein MFDSNYKPMDKILWKGRVDSETNFDAFRWHQWIKCIDLRKDNLSPYTGKLGFGFIGFCCDEGVRRNNGRTGASKGPESIRKEMANLPCFFTKDVNLFDFGNIICDDNSLEESQDLLSKAVSKILSLNLFPIILGGGHETTFGNYKGVLNNLSKHTKTPDIGIINFDAHFDLRPYEKGASSGTMFRQIHDLNADKGIDYSYFCMGIQNHSNTVDLFKTAHKFGVKYVLAKDVTNDTEWNTLDKLNDFIKEHEDIYITICSDVFTSSYAPGVSATQSLGLDPEKVLKFLKYILKSNKVVSFDICEVSPRFDQDKTTANLAAVIIFSVVNTLSTINNLFVGY from the coding sequence ATGTTTGATTCTAATTACAAACCTATGGACAAAATACTATGGAAAGGTAGAGTTGATAGTGAAACTAATTTTGATGCCTTCAGATGGCATCAATGGATTAAGTGCATTGATTTAAGAAAAGATAATCTTTCTCCTTATACCGGTAAGCTGGGATTTGGTTTTATTGGATTCTGCTGCGATGAAGGTGTAAGACGCAATAATGGAAGAACAGGTGCTTCAAAAGGCCCAGAAAGTATTAGAAAAGAAATGGCAAACCTTCCTTGTTTTTTTACAAAAGACGTTAATTTATTTGACTTTGGCAATATTATTTGTGATGATAATTCTCTAGAAGAAAGTCAAGATCTACTTTCAAAAGCAGTATCTAAAATATTAAGTTTAAATCTTTTTCCTATAATTCTAGGAGGAGGTCATGAAACTACTTTTGGAAATTACAAAGGAGTATTAAATAACTTAAGTAAACATACTAAAACTCCTGACATTGGTATTATAAATTTTGATGCTCATTTTGACCTTAGACCTTATGAAAAAGGTGCCAGTTCAGGAACAATGTTCAGACAAATTCATGATCTCAATGCAGATAAGGGAATTGACTATTCCTATTTTTGCATGGGTATACAAAATCACAGTAACACTGTAGATCTTTTTAAAACAGCACATAAATTTGGAGTAAAATATGTACTAGCTAAAGATGTAACTAACGATACTGAGTGGAATACCTTAGATAAGCTGAATGACTTTATTAAAGAGCATGAGGACATTTACATAACAATATGCTCTGACGTATTTACTTCATCTTATGCACCTGGAGTAAGTGCTACCCAATCCCTGGGACTTGACCCAGAAAAAGTTTTAAAATTCTTAAAATACATATTAAAATCCAACAAAGTAGTAAGTTTTGACATATGTGAAGTTTCTCCTAGGTTTGACCAGGATAAAACTACGGCAAATTTAGCTGCTGTCATAATATTTTCAGTAGTAAATACATTATCTACAATAAATAATCTATTTGTAGGTTATTAA
- the hutH gene encoding histidine ammonia-lyase, with amino-acid sequence MKTINLNGENLTIEDIINVAYNGYKVSATEEAKEKIKKSRKVVDGIVERNDTKYGITTGFGKFSDVTISGEECKTLQKNLIMSHSCGAGRKFPKEVVRTIMLLRANNLVKGYSGIRLSVFETLLDMLNKGVHPCIPEKGSLGASGDLAPLAHMVLPMLGEGEAEFQGEILPGKEAMEKAGIATVELVAKEGLALINGTQVMTAVGSLALYKAINLLKVSDITAALTIEALRGVRDAFDLRTHMLRPHAGQIQTAKNINALTEGSSFMTNQGDLRVQDAYTLRCVPQVHGASKDAVNYVKNKVEIEINSVTDNPIIFDNADVISGGNFHGQPMALSFDFLGIAMSEVANISERRLERLVNYQLNDLPPFLAKNGGLNSGFMITQYAAAALVSENKVLAHPASVDSISSSANQEDHVSMGTIAARKSLAIVNNATRVVATELMAACQAIDFRDGLKLGKGTQEAYNVVRNKVSFIEKDKIMYKELEKCDELITSGELLKAVEEKVNLGI; translated from the coding sequence ATGAAAACTATTAATTTAAATGGAGAAAATCTTACTATAGAGGATATTATAAATGTTGCATACAACGGATATAAGGTTTCTGCTACAGAAGAAGCTAAGGAAAAAATTAAAAAATCAAGAAAAGTAGTAGATGGCATAGTTGAGAGAAATGATACAAAGTATGGAATTACTACTGGATTTGGAAAATTTTCCGATGTAACTATATCAGGAGAAGAATGCAAAACACTTCAGAAAAACTTAATAATGTCCCATTCATGCGGTGCTGGACGAAAGTTTCCAAAAGAAGTAGTAAGGACAATAATGTTATTGAGGGCAAATAACCTAGTTAAAGGATATTCAGGAATAAGACTTAGTGTTTTTGAAACTCTCTTAGATATGTTAAATAAAGGTGTACATCCATGTATACCGGAAAAGGGTTCTTTAGGAGCCTCTGGTGATTTAGCACCTTTAGCACATATGGTATTACCTATGCTTGGGGAAGGAGAAGCTGAGTTCCAAGGTGAAATTTTACCTGGAAAAGAAGCTATGGAAAAGGCAGGAATAGCTACAGTAGAACTTGTAGCTAAAGAAGGTTTAGCTCTTATAAATGGGACTCAGGTAATGACTGCAGTAGGTTCATTAGCTTTGTATAAAGCTATAAATCTTTTAAAAGTTAGTGATATTACAGCAGCACTTACTATAGAAGCTTTAAGAGGAGTAAGAGATGCTTTTGACTTAAGGACACATATGTTAAGACCGCATGCAGGTCAAATTCAAACAGCTAAAAATATAAACGCACTAACGGAAGGCAGTTCTTTTATGACTAATCAAGGTGACTTAAGAGTACAGGATGCTTATACTTTAAGGTGTGTACCACAAGTTCATGGTGCCAGCAAAGATGCTGTAAATTATGTTAAAAATAAAGTAGAAATAGAGATAAATTCCGTTACAGATAATCCCATTATATTTGACAATGCGGATGTAATATCGGGAGGAAACTTTCATGGACAGCCTATGGCTTTAAGTTTTGATTTCCTTGGAATTGCAATGTCAGAGGTTGCTAACATATCAGAAAGAAGACTGGAAAGATTGGTAAATTACCAATTAAATGATTTGCCTCCTTTCTTAGCAAAGAACGGTGGACTTAACTCAGGATTTATGATTACACAGTATGCAGCAGCAGCATTGGTATCAGAAAACAAAGTGCTTGCACATCCAGCAAGTGTAGATTCTATTTCTTCATCAGCTAACCAAGAAGATCACGTAAGTATGGGCACTATTGCAGCAAGAAAGAGTTTAGCAATTGTAAACAATGCAACAAGAGTAGTTGCAACAGAACTTATGGCTGCTTGTCAGGCTATAGATTTTAGAGATGGACTTAAGCTTGGTAAAGGTACTCAGGAAGCATATAATGTAGTAAGAAATAAAGTAAGCTTTATAGAAAAAGATAAAATTATGTATAAAGAATTGGAAAAATGTGATGAACTTATAACAAGTGGAGAACTTCTAAAAGCAGTTGAAGAAAAAGTAAATTTAGGAATATAA
- a CDS encoding cyclodeaminase/cyclohydrolase family protein → MLQDLKLKDFINELGSNSPAPGGGSIAALSASMASALASMVFNLTIGKKEYLEYDDSIKKNIDTSLEEVSLCKKDFLNFMEKDTDAFLSLMKAYKMPKKTEEEIKFRKEAIKKGNENAQNIPFEVAKSAYKLYSYIAIAVNYGNKNAISDAGVAASLTETAIEGALLNVKINIQGIKDEVYKKKMTDECSKLLKKSTDKKKEIMEIIEEKLK, encoded by the coding sequence ATGCTGCAAGATTTAAAATTAAAAGATTTTATAAACGAGTTAGGTTCTAATTCACCAGCACCGGGTGGGGGAAGCATTGCTGCTCTTTCAGCAAGTATGGCTAGTGCTCTAGCAAGTATGGTTTTTAATTTGACTATAGGTAAAAAGGAATATTTAGAATACGATGATTCTATAAAAAAGAATATTGATACTTCCTTAGAGGAAGTTAGCTTGTGCAAAAAAGATTTCTTGAATTTTATGGAAAAAGACACAGATGCTTTTTTATCCTTGATGAAAGCATACAAGATGCCTAAAAAAACAGAAGAGGAAATAAAGTTTAGAAAAGAAGCTATAAAAAAAGGTAATGAAAATGCACAAAATATACCTTTTGAAGTAGCAAAGAGTGCTTATAAATTATATTCCTATATAGCCATAGCAGTAAACTATGGAAATAAAAATGCAATTTCTGATGCTGGTGTTGCAGCTTCATTAACGGAGACGGCAATAGAAGGAGCACTACTTAATGTAAAGATAAATATTCAGGGCATCAAAGATGAAGTTTATAAGAAAAAAATGACGGATGAATGCAGCAAGCTGTTGAAAAAGAGCACTGATAAAAAGAAAGAAATTATGGAAATTATAGAGGAAAAATTAAAATAG
- a CDS encoding APC family permease: protein MNLFRKKTVEDFSVSVKKSGLKKELNYMDLACLGIGSVVGSGVFVSAGQGAQIAGPAVIMSFIIAAITSGFCGLTYSELATMFPVAGSTYSYCYVAFGEIIAWIIGWNLMLEYLVSGAAVASGWSGTFVGVLKSCGINLPAAITASPLKGGIVDLPSVLIVAAITWVLYIGVTQSTKVNNIIVAIKVAVILIFIFIGVTHINPANYHPFAPYGMKGVMSGAAIIFFAFIGFDSVSTAAEETANPKRDVPIGLAICLGVTIVLYVAVACVLTGMVPFKAIDITNALPAALARVGINWGSALVGVGAVVGMISTILVILYGQVRIFMVMARDGLLPKAFSSVNKKHSTPGICTIITGVITAVICGLFPLDVIIDLCNIGTLSAFLFVSIGVIVLRKTLPNVERKFKCPGVPFVPILTVLCCLYLMISLPGVTWIRFAIWTGVGLLLYFAYGMKHSILNDEKHNCVGDKN, encoded by the coding sequence GTGAATTTATTTAGGAAAAAAACCGTGGAGGATTTTAGCGTTTCTGTAAAAAAAAGTGGACTTAAAAAGGAACTAAATTATATGGATTTAGCATGCTTAGGAATTGGTTCCGTAGTAGGCAGCGGCGTCTTTGTTTCTGCAGGACAAGGGGCTCAAATAGCAGGACCTGCAGTTATAATGTCATTTATAATAGCTGCTATTACAAGTGGATTCTGCGGACTTACTTATTCAGAACTTGCTACTATGTTTCCTGTTGCTGGAAGTACTTATTCCTATTGCTATGTTGCTTTTGGTGAAATTATAGCCTGGATTATTGGATGGAATTTAATGCTTGAATATCTTGTTTCTGGAGCAGCAGTTGCTTCAGGATGGTCTGGTACTTTTGTTGGGGTTTTAAAATCCTGTGGTATCAATTTACCTGCAGCAATTACCGCTTCTCCACTTAAAGGCGGAATTGTTGACTTACCTTCTGTTTTAATTGTTGCTGCTATAACATGGGTATTATATATTGGTGTAACTCAAAGTACTAAAGTAAACAATATTATAGTTGCTATAAAAGTAGCTGTAATACTTATATTCATATTTATTGGCGTAACTCATATAAATCCTGCAAATTATCATCCTTTTGCACCATACGGAATGAAAGGTGTAATGTCCGGTGCTGCAATTATATTCTTTGCTTTTATAGGTTTTGATTCAGTATCTACTGCTGCAGAAGAAACAGCAAATCCTAAGAGAGATGTTCCTATTGGACTCGCTATTTGTTTAGGTGTAACTATTGTATTATATGTAGCTGTTGCATGTGTACTTACAGGAATGGTGCCATTTAAAGCTATAGATATAACTAATGCACTTCCAGCTGCTTTAGCTAGAGTGGGAATCAATTGGGGTTCTGCATTAGTTGGTGTAGGTGCAGTTGTTGGAATGATTTCTACAATTCTTGTAATATTGTATGGACAGGTTAGAATATTTATGGTTATGGCAAGAGATGGATTACTGCCTAAAGCATTTTCTAGTGTAAACAAGAAACATAGTACGCCAGGTATATGTACTATAATAACAGGAGTTATAACAGCTGTTATATGTGGACTTTTCCCACTTGACGTGATTATTGATTTATGTAATATTGGTACATTATCGGCTTTCTTGTTTGTATCCATAGGAGTAATTGTTCTCAGAAAAACTTTGCCTAATGTTGAAAGAAAATTTAAATGTCCGGGAGTTCCGTTTGTACCAATATTAACAGTACTATGTTGTCTATATCTTATGATAAGTTTGCCAGGTGTTACTTGGATTAGATTTGCTATATGGACTGGAGTAGGTTTGTTATTATACTTTGCTTATGGAATGAAACACAGTATATTAAATGATGAAAAACATAATTGTGTTGGAGATAAAAATTAG
- a CDS encoding molybdenum cofactor guanylyltransferase, which yields MKEKYTAVILCGGKSSRMGFDKSKIKIGDKFLVEITAEKLENIFDEVVFVAENKYKFGNIKYTVLEDLKKEYGPAGGIFTGLNYSSSPYTFFIACDMPFVNLEYIKYMMNFTKEKKFHVIMAHNGKDIEPLYSFYSKDLVPYFKRGIDSGRLSIRKIIEGTNIKYIPETIKEKYDNSLSMFTNFNYKSDLDNIYGKYTQD from the coding sequence TTGAAAGAAAAATATACAGCAGTAATTTTGTGTGGTGGAAAAAGTAGCAGGATGGGATTTGACAAAAGTAAAATAAAAATAGGAGATAAATTTCTAGTAGAAATAACAGCAGAAAAGTTGGAGAATATATTTGATGAAGTAGTTTTTGTAGCTGAAAACAAATATAAATTTGGAAATATAAAATACACTGTACTAGAAGACTTAAAAAAGGAATATGGACCCGCAGGTGGAATATTTACAGGACTCAATTATTCTTCATCTCCATATACATTTTTTATAGCCTGTGATATGCCTTTTGTAAATTTAGAATATATAAAATACATGATGAATTTTACAAAAGAAAAAAAATTTCATGTTATAATGGCTCACAATGGAAAAGATATAGAGCCCTTGTATTCTTTTTATTCTAAAGATCTTGTACCTTATTTCAAACGGGGTATAGATTCTGGAAGATTATCTATTAGAAAAATAATAGAAGGCACTAATATAAAATATATACCAGAAACTATAAAAGAAAAATATGATAATTCACTAAGCATGTTTACCAATTTCAATTACAAAAGCGATCTAGACAACATATATGGTAAATATACACAAGATTAA
- the hutI gene encoding imidazolonepropionase, which translates to MIIKDIDCLVTCAGSYPKTKEKLKDAQIIKNGYIVADNDTIVDVGSGDGYKKYLNDREVVIDGKGKTVTPGLVDSHTHVVYAGSREFELSLKLKNVKYIDILKAGGGILSTVNSVRNTSLEKIQSETKKRLDLMLLHGTTTVESKSGYGLDFENEIKMLNVNKNLNDEHPISIVSTYLGAHAVPEEFKDNRDGYIDLIINKVIPYVKEQNLAEFIDCFCEKGVFSVEEARKILEAGKKAGFKAKIHADEVESISAAELAGEIKAVSAEHLVSASDEGIKSLANNKVVAVLLPTTSFYLMLNKFARARKMIEEGVIVALATDCNPGTSPTESLQSTMTFACFGLKMLPEEIINAMTINAAVAISKEKEIGSIEKGKKADISIFNAKNLDYLIYHFGVNAVDTVVKDGTVVVKNGQLVY; encoded by the coding sequence ATGATAATTAAAGATATAGATTGTCTTGTAACTTGTGCCGGCAGTTATCCAAAGACAAAAGAAAAGTTAAAAGATGCACAAATAATTAAAAATGGATACATAGTTGCAGACAATGATACAATAGTAGATGTTGGCAGCGGCGATGGATACAAAAAGTATTTAAATGACCGTGAAGTTGTAATAGACGGAAAAGGTAAAACTGTTACGCCAGGTCTTGTAGACAGCCATACCCATGTGGTATATGCAGGGTCAAGGGAATTTGAATTATCTTTGAAGCTGAAAAATGTAAAATATATAGATATATTGAAAGCTGGAGGAGGAATATTAAGCACTGTAAACAGTGTGAGAAATACTTCTCTTGAGAAGATCCAAAGTGAAACTAAAAAGAGATTGGATTTAATGCTTTTACACGGAACTACTACTGTTGAGAGTAAATCAGGTTATGGACTTGATTTTGAAAATGAAATAAAAATGCTGAATGTAAATAAAAATTTAAATGACGAACACCCAATTAGTATAGTTTCTACTTATCTAGGTGCTCATGCAGTTCCAGAAGAATTTAAAGATAACAGGGATGGATACATAGACCTTATAATAAATAAGGTAATTCCATATGTTAAAGAACAAAACTTAGCAGAATTCATTGACTGCTTTTGTGAAAAAGGTGTATTTTCAGTAGAAGAGGCAAGAAAAATTTTAGAAGCAGGCAAGAAAGCTGGATTTAAGGCTAAAATTCATGCAGATGAAGTGGAATCCATATCAGCAGCAGAACTTGCAGGTGAGATTAAAGCAGTATCTGCAGAACATTTAGTGTCAGCTTCTGACGAAGGTATAAAATCACTTGCAAATAATAAAGTAGTTGCAGTACTTTTACCTACGACTTCTTTTTACTTGATGTTAAATAAATTTGCACGGGCAAGGAAAATGATAGAAGAGGGAGTTATAGTTGCACTTGCTACAGACTGCAATCCTGGTACTTCTCCTACAGAATCCCTTCAAAGTACAATGACTTTTGCATGCTTTGGACTTAAAATGCTGCCAGAAGAAATAATAAATGCAATGACTATAAATGCAGCAGTTGCAATTTCAAAAGAGAAAGAAATAGGAAGTATTGAAAAAGGTAAAAAAGCCGATATATCTATATTTAATGCAAAAAACCTAGATTATTTAATTTATCATTTTGGTGTAAATGCAGTAGATACAGTAGTTAAAGATGGTACAGTTGTAGTAAAAAATGGACAGTTAGTATATTAA
- a CDS encoding methyl-accepting chemotaxis protein, whose amino-acid sequence MKSIKSKIVLLASLICIFSLLISSAVTYYISYRVVTSQAKDKILVSSDKYAESIDKWFDGEGKIVNEIGDSVENIGIVQKSSELSYLQEKLKDNKSATDIYIGAADKSNIDAGGWVPPAGYDCTQRDWYKKAVEKKGIIYSSPYLDMDIKKMVITIARPIFQNGNIVGVLACDINLETITNIIQKAKVINNSYGFLIDNDNNFIIHPSKDFQPKEKKLENVNNVMNGQFKNILSNNFVKLKDYDGGEKYFVTSQIPSTSWTVGFSVPVSELTKALQSLVKSFIIIIALCIIAAFMVSVYFGKKIGDPILSLSKMADKISKFDLTYDDKYNYLLNYKDEIGKLSNSFNIMHKELVQLIKEILGDSDDINKSSTELTKLAEQLSLKSETMNSAVKNIVDSIQETSAVSEEISASIEEIGGNVNQLSERAVEGNSSAEQIQNTAVDIRNKTGESIEKTRKMYEEKREKMLKVIEDIKVVENIKVMADTIASIAENTELLALNAAIEAARAGEKGKGFEVVAGEVRRLAEQSSQAVVAIQGTISKVYEAFKSCSGNGNDILDFIHENVDPQLEAFRDTGDKYYKDAEFLNKMSYDVASMSEELNATVSQMNDVVQNMAQNAFKSSENAETIRGNIDETSAHIEKIVSTAEREEQLAEKLNSIVKKFKI is encoded by the coding sequence ATGAAAAGTATTAAATCAAAAATAGTATTGCTTGCTTCATTAATATGCATTTTTAGCTTATTGATATCGTCTGCAGTTACATATTACATATCTTATCGAGTTGTTACTAGTCAAGCCAAAGATAAGATTTTAGTTTCATCAGACAAATATGCAGAGTCAATTGATAAATGGTTTGATGGCGAGGGAAAAATAGTAAATGAAATTGGAGACTCTGTAGAAAATATAGGTATTGTACAAAAAAGTAGTGAGCTCAGTTATCTTCAGGAAAAATTAAAAGATAATAAATCTGCTACAGACATATATATAGGAGCTGCAGATAAAAGCAATATTGATGCCGGTGGATGGGTTCCTCCAGCTGGATATGATTGTACACAGAGAGACTGGTACAAGAAAGCTGTAGAAAAAAAAGGAATAATCTATTCTTCTCCTTATTTAGATATGGATATAAAAAAAATGGTTATAACTATAGCTAGACCTATATTTCAAAATGGGAATATAGTTGGTGTTTTAGCCTGTGATATTAATTTGGAAACAATTACTAACATCATTCAAAAAGCAAAGGTAATAAATAATAGCTATGGATTTCTAATAGATAATGATAATAATTTTATAATTCACCCCAGCAAGGATTTTCAGCCTAAGGAAAAGAAACTTGAAAATGTGAATAATGTCATGAATGGACAATTTAAAAATATTTTAAGTAATAATTTTGTAAAGTTAAAAGATTATGATGGTGGTGAAAAATATTTTGTAACTTCCCAAATACCATCTACCAGCTGGACAGTTGGATTTTCAGTACCTGTATCCGAACTTACTAAAGCACTTCAAAGTTTAGTAAAATCCTTTATAATAATTATTGCCTTATGTATAATTGCGGCTTTTATGGTTTCTGTATATTTTGGTAAAAAAATAGGGGATCCTATATTGTCTCTATCAAAGATGGCAGATAAAATATCTAAGTTTGATTTGACTTATGATGATAAATATAATTACCTGCTAAATTATAAAGATGAAATAGGAAAACTATCAAATTCTTTTAATATAATGCATAAGGAGCTAGTTCAACTTATAAAAGAAATACTGGGTGATTCGGATGATATAAATAAATCCAGTACGGAATTAACTAAGCTTGCAGAGCAGTTATCTTTAAAGTCTGAAACTATGAATAGTGCAGTGAAAAATATAGTAGACAGCATACAGGAAACAAGCGCAGTATCAGAAGAAATCAGTGCCTCTATAGAAGAAATAGGTGGGAATGTAAACCAATTATCTGAAAGGGCTGTAGAAGGAAATAGTAGTGCAGAACAAATTCAAAATACAGCTGTGGATATACGAAATAAAACAGGTGAATCCATAGAGAAAACAAGAAAAATGTATGAAGAAAAACGAGAAAAAATGCTAAAAGTAATTGAGGACATCAAAGTAGTAGAAAATATAAAAGTTATGGCAGATACCATTGCAAGTATAGCAGAAAACACAGAATTATTGGCATTAAATGCAGCTATAGAAGCAGCTAGAGCAGGGGAAAAGGGCAAAGGATTTGAAGTAGTAGCAGGTGAGGTAAGAAGACTTGCAGAACAGTCCTCACAGGCTGTTGTAGCTATTCAGGGTACTATTTCAAAGGTATATGAAGCTTTTAAGTCTTGCTCGGGTAACGGAAATGATATACTAGATTTTATACACGAAAATGTAGATCCCCAATTAGAAGCTTTCAGAGATACAGGAGACAAGTATTACAAGGATGCTGAATTCTTAAATAAGATGTCTTATGATGTAGCGTCTATGTCAGAGGAATTAAATGCTACTGTAAGCCAAATGAATGATGTAGTACAAAATATGGCACAAAATGCATTTAAATCTTCTGAAAATGCAGAGACAATAAGAGGAAACATTGATGAAACCTCTGCACATATAGAGAAAATAGTATCAACAGCCGAAAGGGAAGAGCAATTAGCAGAAAAGTTAAATAGTATAGTTAAAAAATTTAAAATTTAA
- a CDS encoding urocanate hydratase — MIKNIDVSEAMTVKLDDELPEMPKFVEGIRRAPDRGFNLTQSQTEIALKNALRYIPPKYHEQLIPEFLEELTTRGRIYGYRFRPEGRIHGKPIDEYKGKCTEGKAFQVMIENNLDFEVALYPYELVTYGETGSVCQNWMQYRLIKKYLEVMTQDQTLVVESGHPLGLFKSKPEAPRVIITNAMMVGMFDNQKDWEIAEEMGVANYGQMTAGGWMYIGPQGIVHGTFNTLLNAGRMKLGIPNDGDLRGHLFITSGLGGMSGAQPKAIEIANGVGIIAEVDQSRIDTRLNQGWVKESSSDLDRIFKVAKEYMEKKEPMSIAYHGNIVDLLEYVVKNNIKVELLSDQTSCHAVYEGGYCPQGISFEERTRLLAEDREKFDKLVDKSLRRHFELIKALVDKGTYFFDYGNSFMKAVYDAGVKEISKNGIDEKDGFIFPSYVEDIMGPQLFDYGYGPFRWVCLSGKSEDLIKTDKAAMECIDPNRRYQDRDNYNWIKDAEKNKLVVGTQARILYQDATGRINIALKFNEMVRKGEIGPVMMGRDHHDVSGTDSPFRETSNIKDGSNVMADMAVQCYAGNAARGMSLVALHNGGGVGIGKSINGGFGLILDGSHKADEIIKSALSWDVMSGVSRRSWARNEHAIETVVEFNKNNKGTDHVTLPYLTNEEDVKKAVSKYFQK; from the coding sequence ATGATTAAGAACATTGATGTTAGTGAAGCTATGACTGTAAAACTAGATGATGAATTACCTGAAATGCCAAAATTTGTAGAAGGCATAAGAAGGGCACCGGATAGAGGATTCAATTTGACACAATCCCAGACGGAAATTGCTTTAAAAAATGCTCTAAGGTATATACCACCTAAATACCATGAACAATTAATACCAGAATTTTTAGAAGAGCTTACCACAAGAGGAAGAATTTATGGATATAGATTCAGACCTGAAGGAAGAATACATGGAAAACCTATAGACGAGTATAAGGGAAAATGTACAGAAGGTAAAGCCTTCCAAGTTATGATAGAAAATAACTTAGATTTTGAAGTAGCTCTATATCCATATGAATTAGTTACTTATGGAGAGACAGGAAGCGTTTGTCAGAACTGGATGCAGTATAGACTTATAAAAAAATACTTGGAAGTTATGACTCAAGATCAAACTTTAGTAGTTGAATCAGGACATCCTCTTGGACTGTTCAAATCAAAACCAGAAGCACCTAGAGTAATAATAACAAATGCCATGATGGTTGGAATGTTTGACAATCAAAAGGATTGGGAAATAGCAGAAGAAATGGGAGTTGCAAACTATGGACAGATGACTGCAGGAGGATGGATGTATATAGGACCACAGGGTATAGTTCATGGTACATTTAATACATTATTGAATGCAGGAAGAATGAAGCTTGGTATTCCGAACGATGGAGACTTGAGAGGACATTTATTTATAACTTCAGGTCTTGGAGGAATGAGTGGAGCTCAGCCAAAGGCTATAGAAATAGCAAATGGAGTAGGCATAATAGCAGAAGTAGACCAGTCTAGAATTGACACAAGACTTAATCAAGGATGGGTAAAAGAATCATCTTCTGACCTTGATAGAATATTTAAGGTTGCAAAGGAATACATGGAGAAAAAAGAACCTATGTCCATTGCATACCATGGAAACATAGTAGATTTGCTGGAATACGTAGTTAAAAATAATATAAAAGTAGAGTTATTGTCAGACCAGACTTCCTGTCATGCCGTATATGAAGGTGGATACTGTCCTCAGGGAATTAGCTTTGAAGAAAGGACAAGACTTCTTGCAGAAGATAGAGAAAAGTTTGATAAATTAGTAGATAAGAGTTTGAGAAGACATTTTGAATTAATAAAAGCTCTTGTAGATAAGGGAACATATTTCTTTGACTATGGAAATTCCTTTATGAAAGCAGTATATGATGCAGGAGTTAAAGAAATATCCAAAAATGGAATAGATGAAAAGGATGGATTTATATTCCCTTCCTATGTAGAGGATATAATGGGACCTCAACTGTTTGACTACGGATATGGACCATTTAGATGGGTATGCTTAAGTGGAAAGAGTGAAGATTTAATAAAAACAGATAAAGCTGCCATGGAATGTATAGATCCAAATAGAAGATACCAGGATAGAGATAACTATAACTGGATAAAGGATGCAGAAAAGAATAAGTTGGTAGTTGGAACCCAGGCAAGGATACTATACCAGGATGCAACTGGTAGAATAAATATTGCACTTAAGTTTAATGAAATGGTAAGAAAAGGTGAAATTGGACCTGTAATGATGGGAAGAGACCACCATGATGTAAGTGGAACAGATTCTCCATTTAGAGAAACTTCAAATATTAAAGACGGAAGTAATGTAATGGCAGATATGGCTGTCCAGTGTTATGCAGGAAATGCAGCAAGGGGAATGAGCTTAGTTGCACTCCACAATGGAGGCGGCGTTGGTATAGGAAAATCTATAAACGGAGGCTTTGGACTTATACTTGATGGAAGCCATAAAGCAGATGAAATAATAAAATCAGCATTAAGCTGGGATGTAATGAGTGGTGTTTCAAGACGTTCTTGGGCAAGAAATGAGCATGCTATTGAAACAGTAGTAGAATTCAATAAAAATAATAAGGGAACAGATCATGTAACTCTTCCATATTTAACAAATGAGGAAGATGTAAAGAAAGCAGTAAGTAAGTATTTTCAAAAGTAA